In Bosea vestrisii, the following are encoded in one genomic region:
- the urtB gene encoding urea ABC transporter permease subunit UrtB, with protein sequence MPFLFSFLRSLAVAVALLAAPALALAQQAAEDAFVRLSADSFSDTARAIDILVQSAHPNAAVVIEALADGRLLAGGGAVVVKTKEGGFLDARTGQALNAAPAGLNPVRLNNNVRRVIQGALGGLGLINPDANKRVAAAEAVFRARDVSVLPVLEAAIAKETDSRARRALREAQAAILIAKTDAPPFDRIAAVDVLRERGDQDALATLRALPGDASQGLREAQVRAISEIEGKLALWRAGQNLWYGLSLGSVLLLAAIGLAITFGVMGVINMAHGEMVMLGAYTTFIVQEVIRARFPGLFDWSLAIAIPAAFIVAGAVGIAIERGVIRFLYGRPLETLLATWGISLILQQAVRTAFGPTNREVGAPAFMSGAFELGGLAITWNRLWIIVFAALVFAALLAILKLTPMGLQMRAVTQNRRMASAMGIRTGRIDALTFGLGSGVAGLAGVALSQIDNVSPNLGQSYIIDSFMVVVFGGVGNLWGTLISAMSLGVANKLLEPYAGAVLGKIALLVFIILFIQKRPRGLFALKGRAVEA encoded by the coding sequence ATGCCCTTCCTTTTCTCCTTCCTCCGATCGCTGGCCGTCGCCGTGGCTCTTCTTGCCGCGCCGGCTCTCGCTCTTGCGCAGCAAGCCGCCGAAGACGCCTTCGTCCGGCTCAGTGCCGACAGCTTCTCGGACACGGCGCGCGCCATCGACATCCTCGTCCAGAGCGCGCATCCGAATGCCGCGGTGGTGATCGAGGCACTGGCTGACGGGCGTCTGCTCGCCGGCGGTGGCGCGGTCGTGGTGAAGACCAAGGAGGGCGGCTTCCTCGACGCGCGGACGGGCCAGGCGCTCAATGCCGCGCCGGCCGGCCTCAACCCGGTCAGACTCAACAACAATGTCAGACGCGTGATCCAGGGCGCGCTCGGCGGGCTCGGGCTGATCAATCCGGATGCTAATAAGCGCGTCGCAGCTGCCGAGGCGGTGTTCCGGGCGCGCGACGTTTCGGTACTGCCGGTGCTCGAAGCCGCCATCGCCAAGGAAACCGACAGCCGGGCGCGGCGGGCGCTGCGCGAAGCGCAGGCCGCGATCCTGATCGCCAAGACCGATGCGCCGCCGTTCGACCGGATCGCCGCCGTCGACGTGCTGCGCGAGCGCGGCGACCAGGATGCGCTGGCGACGCTGCGCGCCCTTCCGGGCGACGCCTCACAAGGTTTGAGGGAGGCGCAGGTGCGCGCCATCTCCGAGATCGAGGGCAAGCTCGCTTTGTGGCGGGCCGGCCAGAACCTCTGGTACGGGCTCTCGCTCGGCTCGGTGCTGCTGCTTGCCGCGATCGGCCTTGCCATCACCTTCGGCGTGATGGGCGTGATCAACATGGCCCATGGCGAGATGGTCATGCTCGGCGCCTACACTACCTTCATCGTGCAGGAGGTGATCCGGGCGCGCTTTCCGGGGCTGTTCGACTGGTCGCTGGCGATCGCGATCCCGGCCGCCTTCATCGTCGCCGGCGCGGTCGGCATCGCGATCGAGCGCGGCGTCATCCGCTTCCTCTATGGCCGGCCGCTGGAGACGCTGCTCGCGACCTGGGGCATCAGCCTGATCCTGCAGCAGGCGGTGCGCACCGCATTTGGGCCCACCAATCGCGAGGTCGGCGCGCCGGCCTTCATGTCCGGCGCCTTCGAGCTCGGCGGCCTCGCCATCACCTGGAACCGGCTCTGGATCATCGTCTTCGCAGCCCTCGTCTTCGCGGCGCTGCTGGCGATCCTCAAGCTGACGCCGATGGGCCTGCAGATGCGGGCGGTCACCCAGAACCGGCGCATGGCTTCGGCGATGGGCATCCGCACCGGCCGGATCGACGCGCTGACCTTCGGGCTCGGCTCGGGCGTCGCGGGATTGGCCGGCGTCGCGCTCTCGCAGATCGACAATGTCAGCCCCAATCTCGGCCAGAGCTACATCATCGATAGCTTCATGGTCGTGGTCTTCGGCGGTGTCGGCAATCTCTGGGGCACGCTGATCAGCGCGATGAGCCTCGGCGTCGCCAACAAGCT